A genome region from Arachis duranensis cultivar V14167 chromosome 6, aradu.V14167.gnm2.J7QH, whole genome shotgun sequence includes the following:
- the LOC107495444 gene encoding glycosyltransferase BC10, translating into MMYLEGGETASYFQVIDVKHILFHICDDAVQVKGLPITLLRVLILFVTICAVFSVISIYTLKHFGIESVVTTTVMKSSFQPCRGEQDRLLDLEDWIRPNSNPIHNMSDKELLWRASFGSRIKDYPFKRVPKVAFMFLTKGPLPLAPLWERFFKGNERLYSIYVHSLPSFQPQFSRSSVFYNRQIPSKVAEWGRMSMCDAERRLLANALLDIYNERFVLLSESCIPLYNFSFVYNYIMESKHSFMSVFDDPGPYGRGRYRNEMAPLVNITQWRKGSQWFEVNRKIATSIVEDTRYYPIFEKYCRPACYVDEHYFPTMLSIEAGNALANRSLTWVDWSRGGAHPASFGKSDIREEFIVRIRSRHHCKYNERNSTVCVLFARKFSPSSLKPLLDMDSRVLGF; encoded by the exons ATGATGTATTTGGAGGGGGGAGAAACAGCTTCCTATTTCCAAGTGATCGATGTGAAGcacattttatttcatatttg TGATGATGCTGTGCAAGTAAAAGGGTTACCTATAACGTTGTTGAGGGTGCTTATTTTGTTTGTTACAATCTGTGCTGTTTTCTCAGTTATTAGCATATATACACTCAAGCATTTTGGGATTGAGAGTGTTGTCACAACAACAGTGATGAAATCTAGTTTTCAGCCATGTCGTGGGGAACAGGATAGGTTGTTAGACTTGGAAGATTGGATTCGGCCTAATTCAAATCCAATCCACAATATGAGTGACAAAGAATTGCTTTGGAGAGCTTCATTTGGTTCTAGGATCAAGGATTACCCTTTTAAAAGGGTTCCTAAGGTTGCATTTATGTTCCTTACCAAGGGACCATTGCCATTAGCACCTCTTTGGGAGAGGTTTTTCAAAGGAAATGAGAGGCTTTATTCGATATATGTCCATTCGCTGCCATCGTTTCAGCCTCAGTTCAGTCGTTCTTCTGTTTTTTATAACAGGCAAATCCCTAGCAAG GTTGCTGAGTGGGGAAGGATGAGCATGTGTGACGCCGAAAGAAGACTACTTGCCAATGCATTGCTTGACATCTACAATGAGCGGTTTGTTCTTCTATCCGAATCATGCATTCCTCTCTACAATTTCAGTTTCGTCTACAATTATATCATGGAATCCAAGCACAGCTTCATGAGTGTGTTTGATGATCCTGGACCTTATGGAAGGGGACGCTACCGGAATGAAATGGCCCCTCTTGTGAACATAACACAGTGGCGTAAAGGCTCTCAATGGTTTGAAGTGAATCGAAAGATTGCCACCAGCATTGTTGAAGACACGAGATATTATCCGATTTTCGAAAAGTATTGTAGACCAGCTTGTTATGTTGATGAGCACTATTTTCCAACCatgctgagcattgaagcaggGAATGCATTGGCTAATCGGAGCTTAACCTGGGTGGACTGGTCCCGGGGTGGCGCGCACCCGGCTAGTTTTGGAAAATCAGACATCAGAGAAGAGTTTATCGTTAGAATTCGCAGTCGTCATCATTGCAAATACAATGAAAGGAACTCCACAGTTTGTGTtctttttgcaagaaaattttcTCCTAGTTCTTTGAAACCTTTGTTGGATATGGATTCAAGGGTCTTAGGCTTCTAA
- the LOC107495443 gene encoding uncharacterized protein LOC107495443, whose translation MIVLIARDRGGTVTRRPEPISPPYHRKFPWTRILNYTQKKPYPRKFPWTWFFDYAPKCKFCGRDGTVAMIEGRGQPLTHSQSQSGKYAPLMLFDCRGYEPVDFVFADGWKAESLEGTRFENIDLSSGDFADYDEKGECPVTISNLRSTFEVVK comes from the exons ATGATAGTCTTAATAGCTAGAGATAGAGGGGGAACAGTGACTAGAAGGCCAGAGCCCATTAGCCCA CCTTATCACAGAAAGTTTCCTTGGACTAGGATCCTCAATTACACTCAGAAGAAG cCTTATCCCAGAAAGTTTCCTTGGACTTGGTTCTTCGATTACGCTCCGAAG TGCAAATTCTGTGGCAGGGATGGTACAGTGGCAATGATTGAAGGAAGAGGCCAACCTCTTACTCATTCACAAAGTCAGTCAGGGAAGTATGCTCCATTGATGTTGTTTGACTGTAGGGGATATGAGCCGGTGGATTTTGTATTTGCTGATGGATGGAAAGCTGAGTCG CTGGAGGGAACCAGATTTGAAAATATTGACTTGTCAAGTGGAGACTTCGCCGATTATGATGAGAAAGGAGAGTGCCCTGTCACGATATCCAATCTTCGCTCCACTTTTGAGGTGGTGAAGTAG